One stretch of Rosistilla oblonga DNA includes these proteins:
- a CDS encoding sugar phosphate isomerase/epimerase family protein encodes MQVSRRQFSATCAAAGAALALPQFARAANSGFQFRYLLGSCMYGYAPVAEILPEVAKTGSVALDIWPKAHGDQREQLDAMGEEAFATLLKQHNVQLGCITQYKLGPFGLQDEMRLAQRLGCSTIVTGGKGPKGLQGGELKRGVAKFVEQMKPHLAVAEETGVTIAIENHGNNLIESPDSLRWLIDLCPSDHLGIALAPYHLDQDSNLLAELILALGDRLSVFYAWQYGMGCMKKLPKRQELLQMPGRGELDFAPLVDALVETKFSGWTEIFMHPVPRGIPILESTDKVTTEINRSRAYLEDLI; translated from the coding sequence ATGCAAGTCTCTCGACGCCAATTTTCCGCCACCTGCGCTGCCGCCGGGGCGGCTCTTGCGCTGCCTCAGTTCGCTCGCGCTGCCAACAGCGGTTTCCAGTTCCGTTACCTGCTCGGTTCGTGCATGTATGGCTATGCACCCGTCGCGGAGATTCTGCCCGAAGTCGCGAAGACCGGTTCGGTCGCATTGGACATCTGGCCCAAGGCTCACGGCGATCAACGCGAGCAGTTAGATGCGATGGGAGAAGAGGCCTTCGCCACGCTGCTGAAACAACACAACGTTCAACTGGGCTGCATCACGCAGTACAAGCTGGGGCCGTTTGGACTGCAAGACGAGATGCGGCTTGCACAACGCCTCGGCTGTTCCACAATCGTAACCGGCGGCAAGGGGCCCAAGGGATTACAGGGAGGTGAACTGAAGCGAGGGGTGGCGAAGTTTGTTGAGCAGATGAAACCGCATCTGGCGGTGGCGGAAGAGACGGGTGTCACGATCGCTATCGAAAACCACGGCAACAATTTGATCGAATCCCCCGATTCGCTGCGGTGGCTGATCGATCTGTGTCCCAGCGATCATCTGGGAATCGCCTTGGCACCGTATCATTTGGACCAAGATTCGAATCTGCTGGCCGAATTGATTCTTGCCCTAGGCGATCGGTTGTCGGTCTTTTATGCCTGGCAATACGGGATGGGCTGCATGAAGAAGCTGCCCAAACGGCAGGAGTTGTTGCAGATGCCGGGTCGAGGCGAGCTCGATTTTGCCCCGCTGGTCGACGCGTTGGTCGAGACGAAGTTCAGCGGCTGGACCGAGATCTTTATGCATCCAGTGCCGCGGGGGATTCCGATTTTGGAATCGACAGACAAGGTGACTACCGAGATCAACCGCTCGCGAGCCTATCTCGAAGACCTTATATAG
- a CDS encoding PH domain-containing protein, with amino-acid sequence MTESPPPTQPSDAMFDASKITRPDDSLLVYYALVAACTVIGFPFVFIPLWIRFKTLSYRFDDTGVSMCWGYFFRREVHLTYRRLQDIHVTRNIVERWMGLSKLPLQTASGTAGATMQIEGIRDPEPLRDFLYAQMRGARNDSLDPESVDSDDQVLGVLTEIRDELRRIRNVPEGDDR; translated from the coding sequence GTGACCGAATCGCCCCCGCCGACGCAACCCTCCGACGCGATGTTCGACGCGTCGAAGATCACTCGCCCGGACGATTCGCTGTTGGTTTATTACGCGTTGGTCGCGGCGTGCACCGTCATCGGGTTCCCGTTCGTTTTCATTCCGCTGTGGATCCGATTCAAAACGCTCAGCTATCGCTTCGACGATACGGGCGTTTCGATGTGTTGGGGCTACTTTTTTCGGCGCGAGGTTCATCTCACGTACCGGCGGCTGCAAGACATCCATGTCACGCGGAACATTGTCGAACGCTGGATGGGGCTTTCGAAGTTGCCGCTGCAAACCGCTTCGGGAACCGCCGGGGCGACGATGCAGATCGAAGGGATTCGCGATCCCGAACCGCTACGCGATTTCCTATACGCTCAGATGCGTGGGGCGCGGAACGATTCGCTCGATCCCGAATCGGTCGATAGCGACGATCAGGTGCTGGGCGTCTTGACCGAGATCCGCGACGAACTGCGTCGGATTCGCAACGTTCCGGAGGGCGACGACAGATGA
- a CDS encoding PH domain-containing protein: MTAPAPRSAQWLYRGVWKILVDCFRVPDHPPTLPVVDGGFYRSFQPSRRFLSYLKFNFWVIAAVIDLVIAVALAAVAIEEEKLAMLLAVLAIPLILAGHLVVYIALHLRYDTMWYVITDRSLRARRGIWVIYEHTITFENVQNVYLRRGPLQHLFGISELVVETAGSSQGEAESPFASGNKLLVQGIEDAAELREQIMSRVSQSRSAGLGDDQTTSPTSGFSPRHVAMLCEIRDEIKGL, encoded by the coding sequence ATGACAGCTCCCGCTCCTCGGTCGGCTCAGTGGCTCTATCGCGGCGTCTGGAAAATTTTGGTCGACTGCTTTCGCGTTCCCGATCATCCGCCGACGCTGCCGGTTGTCGACGGCGGTTTCTATCGCAGCTTTCAACCCTCGCGGCGATTCTTGAGCTACCTGAAGTTCAATTTTTGGGTTATCGCCGCCGTCATCGACCTCGTGATTGCAGTCGCCTTGGCCGCGGTTGCGATCGAAGAGGAAAAGCTCGCGATGTTGCTGGCGGTACTGGCGATTCCGCTGATCCTTGCTGGGCATCTGGTCGTTTATATCGCGCTCCATCTTCGCTACGACACGATGTGGTATGTGATCACCGACCGCAGCTTGCGAGCGCGGCGTGGGATCTGGGTGATCTACGAACATACGATCACGTTTGAAAATGTGCAGAACGTCTATCTGCGACGCGGGCCGCTGCAGCATCTGTTTGGGATCTCGGAGCTGGTCGTCGAAACCGCGGGTTCCTCGCAGGGGGAGGCGGAGAGTCCATTCGCCAGCGGCAACAAGTTGCTGGTGCAGGGGATCGAAGACGCCGCGGAGCTCCGCGAACAGATCATGTCGCGAGTCAGCCAGTCGCGCTCGGCGGGATTGGGCGACGACCAAACCACATCGCCGACAAGCGGATTTTCGCCGCGTCACGTGGCGATGCTGTGCGAGATCCGCGACGAGATCAAAGGCCTTTGA
- a CDS encoding SGNH/GDSL hydrolase family protein: MFRSLALCSLLSPLFAFTALGQPATSPAAPPKLGPYLYETKPDDPAFASFNPRRAPQPGELLLRKGDRLAICGDSITEQKMYSRLIETYLTVCVPELEITARQYGWSGEKTDGFLRRMEKDCLTFSPTIATLAYGMNDSRYRPFDVTNGQWYEDHYTAIVQKFKANDVRVVVGSPGCAGKIATWVKSRSGTLEQHNLNLCALRDIAIGVAEREQVRFADIFWPMLQAQVFAPAQHGATEEKPYRVAGSDGIHPGWAGQVIMAWTILRSLGLDGDLGTIEIDTDKNTATANGGHSIDSYADGVATVTSTRYPFCATGTLHSENSIRSGMTLVPFNEDLNRFLLKVNAADGTKWEITWGDQTQTYNADQLAQGINLAWEFPKNPFSESFDRVDAAVAKKQAYETLQVKKIFHGPEGKKDFDAAVKETEAVRKPLADAIADAMQPVTHKIAIRQVAGE; the protein is encoded by the coding sequence ATGTTTCGTTCGCTCGCGCTCTGTTCGCTCCTCTCCCCGCTGTTCGCCTTCACCGCGTTGGGCCAACCTGCGACCTCTCCCGCCGCGCCGCCGAAACTCGGCCCGTACCTGTACGAGACGAAACCGGACGATCCTGCGTTTGCGAGTTTCAATCCACGGCGGGCGCCACAGCCGGGTGAGCTTCTGTTACGGAAAGGGGATCGTTTGGCGATCTGTGGCGATTCGATCACCGAACAAAAGATGTACTCGCGGCTGATCGAGACCTACCTGACGGTCTGCGTTCCGGAACTGGAGATCACGGCGCGTCAGTACGGTTGGAGCGGCGAGAAGACCGACGGTTTTCTGCGGCGGATGGAAAAGGATTGCCTGACCTTCTCGCCGACGATCGCCACGTTGGCGTACGGCATGAACGATTCCCGCTACCGACCGTTCGACGTCACCAACGGGCAATGGTACGAGGATCACTACACTGCGATCGTGCAGAAATTTAAAGCGAACGACGTCCGCGTCGTCGTCGGGTCGCCTGGCTGTGCCGGCAAGATCGCGACTTGGGTTAAGAGCCGATCGGGAACGTTGGAACAACACAACTTGAACCTGTGCGCTTTGCGAGACATCGCGATCGGCGTGGCGGAGCGAGAACAGGTCCGCTTTGCCGATATCTTCTGGCCGATGCTGCAAGCTCAAGTCTTCGCACCGGCTCAACACGGCGCCACCGAAGAGAAGCCCTACCGCGTTGCCGGCAGCGATGGGATCCATCCCGGCTGGGCCGGTCAGGTGATCATGGCCTGGACGATATTGCGATCGTTGGGACTGGACGGCGACCTGGGAACGATCGAAATCGATACCGACAAAAACACGGCGACCGCCAACGGCGGACACTCGATCGATTCGTATGCCGACGGCGTCGCAACGGTCACCAGCACGCGGTATCCCTTCTGTGCGACCGGCACGCTGCACAGCGAAAACTCGATCCGATCGGGGATGACGCTGGTTCCCTTCAACGAAGATCTCAACCGATTTCTGTTGAAGGTCAACGCGGCCGATGGCACAAAGTGGGAGATCACTTGGGGCGACCAGACGCAGACCTACAACGCGGATCAACTCGCCCAAGGGATCAACTTGGCGTGGGAGTTTCCCAAAAACCCGTTCAGCGAATCGTTCGACCGCGTCGATGCAGCGGTCGCCAAAAAGCAAGCTTATGAAACGCTGCAGGTGAAGAAGATCTTCCACGGCCCCGAGGGGAAAAAAGACTTCGACGCCGCCGTCAAAGAAACCGAAGCGGTTCGCAAGCCGCTGGCCGATGCGATCGCCGATGCCATGCAACCGGTGACTCACAAGATCGCGATCCGCCAAGTCGCTGGCGAATGA
- the ilvE gene encoding branched-chain-amino-acid transaminase: MSLQISLNGQLVPKEDAKISVFDHGLLYGDGVFEGMRSYAGKIFKLDDHLDRLWDSARAICLELPITREQLAEDCKATLAANNIIDGYIRLIVTRGAGSLGLDPNRCTNPQVIIIADKISLYPSEYYENGLHLVTASTIRNHPAALSPRVKSLNYLNNIIAKMEGLQAGCVEALMLNHKGDVAECTGDNVFIVDRGVLKTPSTDSGILEGITRNAVLEIAADLGIPTREMTLTRHDLFVADECFLTGSAAEVVPVVQLDNRPIGDGKPGPITKRLLEAFHKLVRQ, encoded by the coding sequence ATGTCGCTGCAAATTTCACTCAACGGACAATTGGTACCTAAAGAAGACGCCAAGATCAGCGTTTTCGACCACGGGTTGCTGTACGGCGACGGCGTGTTCGAGGGGATGCGGAGCTACGCCGGCAAGATCTTTAAGCTGGACGATCACCTCGATCGGCTGTGGGATTCCGCCCGAGCGATCTGTCTGGAGCTGCCGATCACACGCGAGCAGCTGGCGGAAGACTGCAAAGCGACGTTGGCTGCCAACAACATCATCGACGGCTACATCCGTTTGATCGTCACCCGCGGTGCCGGTTCGCTGGGCCTGGATCCCAACCGCTGCACCAATCCGCAAGTGATCATCATCGCCGACAAGATCTCGCTGTATCCGAGCGAATATTACGAAAACGGTTTGCACTTGGTGACCGCGTCGACGATCCGCAACCATCCAGCGGCGCTCAGCCCGCGTGTCAAGTCGCTGAACTATCTGAATAACATCATCGCCAAGATGGAAGGTCTGCAGGCCGGATGCGTCGAAGCGCTGATGCTGAACCACAAAGGAGACGTCGCCGAATGCACCGGCGACAACGTCTTCATCGTCGACCGGGGAGTCCTCAAGACGCCGTCGACCGATTCGGGAATCTTGGAAGGGATCACTCGCAACGCCGTTCTGGAGATCGCCGCTGACCTGGGGATTCCGACCCGCGAGATGACGCTCACGCGGCACGATCTGTTTGTCGCCGACGAATGCTTCCTGACCGGCAGCGCCGCGGAAGTCGTTCCGGTGGTCCAGTTGGACAACCGCCCAATCGGCGATGGCAAACCGGGGCCGATCACCAAACGTCTGCTCGAAGCGTTCCATAAACTGGTCCGCCAATAG
- a CDS encoding prenyltransferase/squalene oxidase repeat-containing protein: MTAPPTPPHPDPTPPPAAGLDAARQTTPTAPPAITPPPSALLQLDSLADEQENQQPLPATQAFLRDARVPAWLVSGLLHGGVLLFLALWTVVGTTSNLFTIQARFEREAPMPIELTPPMDRPIVEIRQTEAMPDHAIEAAVEAVEFEKPEALTATAPTKPLDTIRKMIDGLQQPTSTPALRMRGNAGIEGRVAGKRQELAEKYGASDASEQAVEAALDWLVAHQQNNGSWDFDLSHAPCNGQCRNPRSNPDGQATPKTAATGLALLPFLGAGYTHRSGKHAETVSRGLYYLRSQLRDAAVGRELMHGSMYGHGIATLAVAEAYAMTKDEDLVGMLRDLQSFIVMAQHEKGGWRYNPGQPGDMTITGWQIMALKSCQIGGLPFPTSVHSRAEDFVTSLGSQQGSRFGYLEPVAEATPTAVGLLLQMYLSKPPGDAAIMEGCHYLYELGPSKTNVYFNYYATMTLHHARYYGFPEWNAKLRDYLVKTQSRRGHEVGSWHFTDRFGNVGGRLYSTAMCALVLETYYRYLPLWAEAEFPL, translated from the coding sequence ATGACCGCTCCCCCGACTCCGCCGCATCCCGATCCGACTCCGCCACCCGCGGCGGGTTTGGATGCTGCGCGTCAAACGACTCCCACCGCTCCTCCGGCGATCACTCCGCCCCCCAGCGCACTGCTACAGCTCGATTCGTTAGCCGATGAGCAAGAGAACCAGCAACCACTGCCTGCGACTCAAGCTTTTTTGCGCGACGCGAGGGTTCCCGCTTGGTTGGTCAGCGGCCTGCTGCACGGCGGCGTGCTGCTGTTCCTGGCACTCTGGACCGTCGTCGGAACCACAAGCAACTTGTTTACGATCCAAGCGCGGTTTGAGCGCGAGGCGCCGATGCCGATCGAGCTGACGCCGCCGATGGATCGCCCCATCGTCGAAATCCGGCAAACCGAAGCGATGCCCGACCACGCGATCGAAGCGGCGGTCGAGGCGGTCGAGTTCGAGAAGCCCGAAGCGCTCACGGCTACCGCGCCAACTAAGCCGCTGGATACGATCCGGAAGATGATCGATGGACTGCAACAGCCGACGTCGACGCCCGCGCTGCGGATGCGAGGCAATGCGGGGATCGAGGGGCGCGTCGCCGGCAAACGACAGGAACTGGCTGAAAAATATGGAGCCAGCGACGCCAGCGAACAGGCTGTCGAAGCGGCGTTGGATTGGTTGGTCGCTCACCAACAAAACAACGGCTCCTGGGACTTCGACCTCTCCCATGCTCCCTGCAACGGCCAGTGCCGCAATCCACGATCGAATCCCGACGGCCAAGCGACTCCCAAAACGGCAGCCACCGGACTGGCGCTGCTGCCATTTCTGGGAGCCGGGTATACGCACCGCAGCGGCAAACATGCCGAAACCGTCTCGCGGGGACTCTACTACCTAAGAAGCCAGTTGCGCGACGCAGCGGTTGGCCGCGAATTGATGCACGGCAGCATGTACGGCCACGGGATCGCAACGCTGGCAGTCGCCGAAGCCTACGCGATGACCAAAGACGAAGACCTGGTCGGCATGCTTCGCGATCTGCAGTCGTTCATCGTGATGGCTCAGCACGAAAAGGGAGGCTGGCGATACAACCCCGGGCAGCCGGGCGACATGACGATCACCGGATGGCAGATCATGGCGCTCAAAAGCTGTCAGATTGGCGGGCTCCCCTTTCCGACAAGCGTCCATTCGCGAGCGGAGGATTTTGTCACCAGTCTTGGCAGCCAACAGGGCTCGCGGTTTGGCTACCTGGAACCGGTCGCCGAAGCGACGCCGACAGCTGTCGGTCTGCTGCTGCAGATGTATCTGAGCAAACCGCCCGGGGACGCGGCGATCATGGAGGGCTGTCATTATCTGTACGAATTGGGCCCCTCGAAAACGAACGTCTATTTCAACTATTACGCCACGATGACGCTGCACCATGCCCGCTATTACGGCTTCCCCGAATGGAACGCCAAGCTCCGCGATTACCTGGTGAAAACGCAATCGCGGCGGGGGCATGAAGTCGGCAGCTGGCACTTCACCGACCGCTTTGGCAACGTCGGCGGGCGGCTGTACAGCACCGCGATGTGTGCTCTGGTCCTGGAAACCTATTACCGGTACTTGCCGTTGTGGGCCGAAGCCGAATTCCCGTTGTAG
- a CDS encoding prenyltransferase/squalene oxidase repeat-containing protein, whose translation MKSITDSTLAQTPWLAFLAVMAMVLVVATWVLWRRQSGRRRPKAAIACAVLSVLIHSSLFWFVPTKDQPGKGTGDAPGAIDGNAPVMVTIADVETFDPDQSASLDETPETFVPPLELPTPAPDPQPAVVTAPAPSELPMQTSTDPPEFAAEPIELNETHAQIDQMMTDLLLADATLSQADAPEPMPTPEPPMPKPAAATPQPTEPLAAQPASAASGVPVPTQTVATPVASPRPDDFANRRGPARRSALIATGGDDRTEAAVAAGLRFIASRQRPDGIWDPTTTGAGQERMPLGENRNGAGKRAETGLTGLALLSLMGSGHTHLEGPYNDNVARGLQALLNRQANDGSMGGPAGTYARMYCHSIATLSLGEAFALTRDPRLAQATADALSYSARIQHPSTGGWRYQPGDTGDTSQFGWQAMAMESGKQGGMNLDPQIDHRLRTFLSTVRAGRGGLASYRPKRPPSRTMTAEALASRLLLGHYVPPAEIAEAEAYILQELPGMGEDNFYYWYYASLALHQLQSPAWTRWNEAMKRRLLATQRSDGSWPTTSVWGGYGGEVYTTAMGCLCLEVYYRHLTLHQGPEKIANGAVRPLVR comes from the coding sequence ATGAAGTCAATCACCGATTCAACGCTCGCGCAAACGCCCTGGTTGGCGTTCCTCGCCGTGATGGCGATGGTACTGGTTGTTGCTACGTGGGTTCTGTGGCGACGGCAATCGGGCCGCCGACGTCCCAAGGCCGCGATCGCGTGTGCGGTTCTATCGGTCCTGATCCACAGCTCGCTGTTCTGGTTTGTACCGACCAAGGACCAACCGGGCAAAGGGACCGGAGACGCCCCGGGCGCAATCGACGGCAACGCTCCGGTGATGGTCACGATCGCTGACGTCGAGACCTTCGATCCCGACCAATCGGCTTCGCTCGACGAAACACCCGAGACCTTCGTCCCGCCGCTGGAGCTGCCGACGCCCGCCCCCGATCCGCAGCCGGCTGTCGTCACGGCTCCGGCGCCGTCGGAGCTGCCGATGCAGACGTCGACCGATCCGCCCGAGTTTGCCGCGGAGCCGATCGAGTTGAACGAGACGCACGCGCAGATCGATCAAATGATGACCGATCTGCTGTTGGCTGATGCGACGCTTTCACAGGCGGATGCACCGGAGCCGATGCCGACGCCCGAGCCACCGATGCCGAAACCAGCAGCTGCGACGCCGCAGCCAACCGAACCGCTGGCCGCTCAACCCGCCAGCGCCGCGTCGGGCGTCCCCGTACCAACTCAGACAGTCGCGACGCCGGTCGCATCACCACGTCCCGACGACTTCGCCAACCGTCGCGGCCCGGCGCGTCGGAGTGCATTGATCGCAACCGGCGGCGACGACCGCACCGAAGCTGCCGTGGCGGCTGGACTGCGGTTCATCGCTTCGCGTCAACGCCCCGACGGAATCTGGGATCCGACGACGACCGGAGCGGGGCAGGAACGGATGCCCCTAGGTGAGAATCGCAACGGTGCGGGGAAGCGAGCCGAGACGGGGCTGACCGGGTTGGCGCTGCTGTCGCTGATGGGAAGCGGACACACGCATCTCGAAGGACCGTACAACGACAACGTCGCCCGTGGCCTGCAAGCGTTGTTGAACCGGCAAGCGAACGACGGATCGATGGGGGGACCAGCCGGCACGTACGCGCGGATGTATTGCCACAGCATCGCCACCCTTTCATTGGGCGAAGCGTTTGCGTTGACCCGCGATCCGCGGCTGGCTCAAGCGACAGCCGACGCGCTCAGCTATTCCGCTCGGATCCAACATCCGTCGACCGGCGGCTGGCGTTATCAACCGGGCGACACCGGCGACACCAGCCAATTCGGTTGGCAAGCGATGGCGATGGAGAGTGGCAAGCAGGGAGGGATGAACCTCGATCCGCAGATCGACCACCGGTTGCGAACCTTCCTGTCGACAGTCCGCGCCGGCCGCGGCGGGCTGGCGTCGTATCGCCCCAAGCGTCCGCCATCGCGAACGATGACCGCAGAAGCATTGGCGTCGCGGTTGTTGTTGGGGCATTACGTTCCGCCGGCGGAGATCGCCGAAGCGGAGGCGTACATTTTGCAAGAGCTGCCGGGGATGGGCGAGGACAATTTTTATTACTGGTACTACGCCTCGCTGGCGCTGCATCAGTTACAGTCGCCGGCCTGGACGCGGTGGAACGAAGCGATGAAGCGGCGGCTGTTAGCAACCCAACGCAGCGACGGCAGCTGGCCGACGACCAGCGTCTGGGGCGGCTACGGCGGCGAAGTCTACACGACGGCGATGGGCTGTTTGTGTTTGGAAGTCTACTACCGACACCTGACGCTGCACCAAGGCCCCGAAAAGATCGCCAACGGCGCGGTGCGACCGCTGGTGCGGTAG
- a CDS encoding ExbD/TolR family protein: MAYQRRSGEEATINLTPMIDVVFLLVIFFMVGAKFTDQEGSIKVNVPGVGNLQSITRGPDQRVVDVLADGSLLLDKNPVAINQLQQTLTSAAAQYADTSVVVRGDGQGNFQAIAEVLQVVRQAGITDMGIAVRMQR, from the coding sequence ATGGCATATCAACGACGCAGTGGCGAAGAGGCGACGATCAATCTGACGCCGATGATCGATGTCGTCTTCCTGTTGGTGATCTTCTTTATGGTCGGGGCGAAGTTCACCGACCAGGAGGGGAGCATCAAGGTTAACGTGCCGGGAGTGGGGAATCTGCAATCGATCACTCGGGGGCCCGACCAACGGGTTGTCGATGTCCTCGCCGATGGGTCGTTGTTGCTGGACAAGAATCCAGTTGCTATCAATCAATTGCAGCAAACCCTAACGAGTGCGGCCGCTCAATATGCCGATACGAGTGTAGTAGTGAGAGGCGATGGGCAAGGCAATTTCCAAGCGATTGCCGAAGTCCTGCAAGTCGTTCGCCAGGCCGGAATCACCGATATGGGAATCGCTGTTCGAATGCAGCGATAG
- a CDS encoding MotA/TolQ/ExbB proton channel family protein, giving the protein MPNHHTLVWPAAASAGSETKRLAKPMLASHAAPNQAPRCATTAAARPTAARSIATLAMMLAFAISVPGIAAAQQFRQPGQSFQQQGFGQQGGFAPQPTAIPSIPPAAQPQPTAEAPAEETGEESSSWVPGWASSLKSQISAGGLLMIPLGICSLIVIGLICERLISLRRGRVIPRPFVRRFREKLDDGQLDIEEANEVCNEFDCAVADVFIAAVKRTGRPMVEIEAAVFDALERTADGLRRYLRVFHAVSNVAPLIGLLGTVLGMIDAFETMASEAGAGHPELLAVGISQALVTTAGGLSVAIPAYLAYMYFSSRADGYLAEIERLSLGVIDAVSAESGGAAPKARRRKAA; this is encoded by the coding sequence ATGCCAAATCACCATACGCTCGTCTGGCCAGCCGCCGCCTCGGCTGGATCGGAAACGAAACGACTCGCTAAACCGATGCTAGCAAGCCACGCCGCACCGAACCAAGCTCCCCGCTGCGCAACGACCGCCGCAGCCAGGCCGACCGCTGCGCGCTCGATCGCCACGCTGGCGATGATGCTAGCGTTTGCGATTAGCGTTCCCGGAATTGCTGCGGCGCAACAGTTCCGCCAACCGGGTCAATCTTTCCAACAACAGGGCTTTGGCCAACAGGGCGGCTTCGCGCCGCAACCGACAGCGATCCCATCGATCCCGCCGGCCGCTCAACCGCAGCCGACCGCTGAAGCTCCGGCCGAGGAAACTGGCGAAGAATCGTCGTCTTGGGTGCCGGGATGGGCGTCGAGCTTAAAGTCTCAGATCAGCGCCGGCGGGTTGCTGATGATACCGCTGGGCATCTGCAGCTTGATCGTGATCGGATTGATTTGCGAGCGTTTGATCTCGCTGCGCCGCGGCCGCGTGATCCCACGCCCCTTTGTCCGCCGGTTCCGCGAAAAGCTGGACGATGGGCAATTGGACATCGAAGAGGCGAACGAGGTCTGCAACGAATTCGACTGCGCCGTCGCCGACGTCTTTATCGCGGCGGTCAAGCGAACCGGCCGTCCGATGGTCGAGATCGAAGCGGCTGTCTTCGACGCGTTGGAACGGACCGCCGACGGATTGCGACGCTATCTGCGTGTCTTCCACGCCGTCAGTAATGTCGCTCCTTTGATTGGACTGCTGGGAACCGTGCTCGGCATGATCGACGCGTTTGAAACGATGGCGTCCGAAGCCGGGGCAGGGCATCCGGAATTGCTAGCCGTCGGGATCAGCCAAGCACTTGTGACGACCGCCGGCGGGCTGTCCGTGGCGATCCCCGCCTACCTGGCCTACATGTATTTCAGCTCGCGAGCCGACGGCTATCTGGCTGAGATCGAACGCTTGTCACTGGGAGTCATCGACGCGGTCTCGGCCGAAAGCGGCGGAGCGGCGCCGAAGGCGCGGCGACGAAAGGCTGCATAA